The following proteins come from a genomic window of Geomonas sp. RF6:
- a CDS encoding O-antigen ligase family protein, with protein MTKELALVLCTALVVALLVREHKLRPLPSVELWIPLLWLLIIGTRPVSAWFEGPVDSEQIAASYIEGSPLDRNIFLVLLFGALYTLWKRRLDWKNILLSNRWLLFFFIYCGVSVLWSDFFFVSFKRWVKDLGNLLMILIILGEEDPFGAAKALFGRYICIAVPFSMLLVKYFPGLGRYYNRWTYEPSYCGVTTNKNELGIILVICGIFLVQDLMEVHDTPKEERERLSVAVPVALLLMSAWLLRIAGSATGQVCLLLGAVLLLSLRSPQLRGMTRHLGAFAAVAGCLLFLFYATPSLTESVVTLLGRDVTFTGRTEIWKDVLSERNNPWIGTGYRSFWLGPALERLHLNQAHNGYIETYLNGGFIGLILLVLVLLAAGRRFAEEVPYEGDFSALRLTFFIVAVLYNWTEAMFNGLSLIWFVLLLAVVVWPEPEPEFETSPESYLYWGEEDGREA; from the coding sequence ATGACCAAAGAACTCGCCCTCGTGCTTTGCACAGCCCTCGTCGTCGCGCTCCTCGTGCGGGAGCACAAGCTGCGCCCCCTTCCTTCGGTGGAGCTGTGGATTCCCCTCCTCTGGCTCCTCATCATAGGCACCCGTCCCGTCTCCGCTTGGTTCGAAGGGCCCGTCGACTCCGAACAGATCGCCGCCTCCTACATCGAGGGGAGCCCCCTGGACCGCAACATCTTTCTGGTGCTCCTCTTCGGAGCGCTGTACACCCTGTGGAAGCGCCGCCTCGACTGGAAGAACATCCTCCTCTCCAACAGGTGGCTCCTCTTCTTTTTTATCTACTGCGGTGTAAGCGTCCTGTGGTCCGATTTCTTCTTCGTGAGCTTCAAGCGCTGGGTGAAGGACCTCGGCAACCTCCTGATGATCCTCATCATCCTGGGGGAGGAGGACCCGTTCGGGGCGGCGAAGGCGCTCTTTGGGCGCTACATCTGCATTGCCGTCCCCTTCTCCATGCTCCTTGTGAAGTACTTCCCGGGGCTTGGGCGCTACTATAACCGATGGACCTATGAGCCCTCCTACTGCGGGGTCACCACCAACAAGAACGAGCTCGGGATCATCCTCGTCATCTGCGGCATCTTTCTCGTACAGGACCTCATGGAGGTGCATGACACCCCGAAGGAGGAGCGGGAGCGTCTCTCCGTCGCTGTCCCTGTCGCTCTCCTTCTCATGTCCGCGTGGCTTCTGCGCATCGCCGGGAGCGCCACGGGGCAGGTGTGCCTCCTCCTCGGGGCGGTGCTTCTCCTCTCCCTGCGCTCCCCGCAGCTGCGCGGCATGACGCGGCACCTCGGCGCCTTTGCCGCCGTCGCCGGTTGCCTCCTCTTTCTCTTCTACGCCACCCCCTCCCTCACCGAAAGCGTGGTCACCCTCCTCGGGAGGGATGTCACCTTCACCGGGCGCACCGAAATCTGGAAGGATGTCCTCTCGGAGCGGAACAACCCCTGGATCGGCACCGGATACCGCAGCTTCTGGCTCGGGCCGGCGCTGGAAAGACTCCACCTGAACCAGGCGCATAACGGCTACATAGAGACGTACCTGAATGGCGGGTTCATCGGCCTCATCCTCCTAGTGCTGGTGCTCCTTGCCGCCGGACGCAGGTTCGCCGAGGAGGTTCCGTACGAGGGGGACTTCAGCGCGCTGCGGCTTACCTTCTTCATCGTGGCGGTCCTTTACAACTGGACGGAAGCGATGTTCAACGGACTCAGCCTCATCTGGTTCGTGCTCCTTCTTGCCGTCGTGGTGTGGCCTGAACCGGAGCCGGAGTTCGAGACGTCGCCGGAAAGCTACCTCTACTGGGGGGAAGAGGATGGGAGAGAGGCGTGA
- a CDS encoding glycosyltransferase family 4 protein, whose translation MGERRESAVKPGGRLDGTTVLRFAHIFKNASGGIEQYLDSLNRTLLERNRMTIVQMHLVREGCRLEVQPEQVGQGVLLWVPSLLSESPTAPRSLKVRVKRALYSAAAATPPVAALLRRVLSRGFLHFDATVSNRLLLQTVRQGRPDLVVFHWVSEDSGEVVHCAREMGIPFLVINHFENRRFNLPLMQKSLAGAAGYGGVSPADVPAPFRPGFLNFSDGIDTDFFSPQGVTSPEDGDVLLLPSRLTPGKGHNDLLRAAALIKRGGRRVKVVFAGREESGSFAAELKGAAARLGLQEETVFTGHLCAAELRRWYGASTVVVLPTLSEGLGRVLLEAQAMERAVVAYDVGGVSCAMENGSTGYLVPKGDHRALARMTELLLVDPERRVTFGRNGRRFVQENFSLPALASRHEDFYLAACAPSPVPEWAFSLPAPPP comes from the coding sequence ATGGGAGAGAGGCGTGAGAGCGCGGTGAAGCCTGGTGGACGCCTTGACGGTACCACCGTCCTCAGGTTCGCCCACATCTTCAAAAATGCCAGCGGGGGTATCGAGCAGTACCTCGACTCGCTGAACAGGACCCTTCTCGAGCGAAACCGCATGACGATCGTCCAGATGCACCTCGTGCGCGAGGGTTGCCGCCTGGAGGTGCAGCCGGAGCAGGTGGGGCAGGGGGTCCTCCTCTGGGTTCCCTCCCTCCTCTCCGAATCGCCGACCGCTCCCCGTTCCCTGAAGGTGAGGGTAAAGCGGGCTCTGTACAGCGCGGCAGCCGCCACCCCTCCTGTGGCGGCCCTCCTCAGGCGCGTCCTCAGCCGCGGCTTCCTCCACTTCGACGCAACCGTCTCCAACCGCCTCCTTCTGCAGACCGTGCGCCAGGGGAGGCCCGACCTCGTGGTATTCCACTGGGTGAGCGAGGACTCCGGCGAAGTCGTGCACTGTGCGCGAGAGATGGGGATTCCCTTCCTGGTGATAAACCACTTCGAGAACCGCCGCTTCAACCTCCCCCTGATGCAGAAGTCTCTGGCGGGCGCTGCAGGCTACGGCGGGGTCTCTCCCGCAGATGTCCCCGCCCCCTTCCGTCCCGGCTTCCTCAACTTTTCAGACGGTATCGACACCGACTTCTTCTCCCCCCAGGGCGTCACCTCCCCCGAGGATGGAGACGTTCTCCTCCTCCCGTCCCGCCTCACCCCCGGGAAGGGGCACAACGACCTCCTGCGCGCAGCGGCGCTCATCAAGAGGGGGGGAAGGAGGGTGAAGGTGGTATTTGCCGGGCGGGAGGAGTCCGGCTCCTTCGCTGCGGAGCTGAAGGGGGCGGCGGCGAGACTCGGCCTGCAGGAGGAAACGGTCTTCACCGGCCACCTCTGCGCCGCCGAGTTGCGCAGGTGGTACGGCGCGAGCACCGTCGTCGTCCTTCCCACCCTCTCCGAGGGTCTCGGCAGGGTGCTCCTGGAGGCGCAGGCGATGGAAAGGGCGGTCGTGGCGTACGATGTCGGCGGCGTCTCCTGCGCCATGGAAAACGGGAGCACCGGCTACCTCGTCCCGAAAGGGGACCACCGCGCCCTCGCGAGGATGACCGAGCTTCTCCTTGTGGACCCGGAAAGGCGCGTCACCTTCGGGCGAAACGGGCGGCGCTTCGTGCAGGAAAATTTCAGTCTCCCGGCGCTCGCCTCCCGCCACGAGGACTTCTACCTCGCGGCCTGCGCCCCTTCCCCGGTGCCGGAGTGGGCATTCTCCCTCCCCGCGCCCCCGCCGTAG
- a CDS encoding CpsD/CapB family tyrosine-protein kinase yields MSNIYDALMQAQAEQKIAQVPPPPPEQEGGEREEQHLPIRLDPSPTRQSMELEVSGLYRSVESAVQDQFPAVLQFIGARGGEGVSTVVREFARIAALHCGKKVLILDAAHHHPTQHIHFKSQSGYGWLDALREKEPIAKACYQVGKTSLFLSPISVQPSLSLWNKDKASAVAFFKELKGAFDLVLIDSAPATSSPESVAMSRYVDGVIMVVEAERTNWRVAASMKESIMKNGGKILGVTFNKRRYYVPQCIYRYLQ; encoded by the coding sequence GTGAGCAATATCTACGACGCACTCATGCAGGCGCAAGCCGAACAGAAGATAGCGCAGGTTCCTCCGCCCCCCCCGGAACAGGAAGGGGGGGAGCGGGAAGAGCAACACCTGCCGATCAGGCTCGACCCCTCGCCGACTCGGCAGAGCATGGAACTCGAGGTTTCCGGCCTCTACCGCAGCGTCGAGTCGGCGGTTCAGGACCAGTTCCCCGCCGTACTGCAGTTCATAGGTGCCCGCGGCGGAGAGGGGGTCTCCACCGTCGTGCGGGAGTTCGCGCGCATCGCGGCGCTGCACTGCGGCAAGAAGGTCCTCATCCTCGATGCGGCGCATCATCACCCGACGCAGCACATCCACTTCAAGAGCCAGTCGGGGTACGGGTGGCTCGACGCCCTCCGGGAGAAGGAGCCGATCGCGAAGGCGTGCTACCAGGTCGGGAAGACGAGCCTCTTCCTCTCGCCGATCTCGGTGCAGCCCTCCCTGTCGCTGTGGAACAAGGACAAGGCCTCCGCAGTCGCCTTCTTCAAGGAGCTGAAGGGAGCCTTCGACCTCGTCCTCATCGACTCCGCCCCGGCGACCTCCTCTCCCGAGAGCGTGGCCATGTCCCGTTACGTGGACGGTGTCATCATGGTCGTCGAAGCGGAGAGGACGAACTGGAGGGTCGCCGCCAGCATGAAGGAAAGCATCATGAAAAACGGCGGGAAGATCCTGGGCGTGACCTTCAACAAGAGGCGCTACTATGTCCCTCAGTGCATCTACCGCTATCTGCAGTGA
- a CDS encoding asparagine synthase-related protein has protein sequence MPGIVGIVGKGGSAERGAQLERMLSSMLHEPFYTSASYLDDKIGIYLGWVNRAGAFSDTPIVWNETAQSGLVFYGENFPEEGVPGRLRGEGHRFQAHDRAEYLIHLAEECGDDFLTALNGWFNGVLIDKGRGEAILFNDRYAMQRIYYYESPDALYFASEAKALLKVHPRLRAFDLRSLGEYFSFGCVLENRSLFSNVHLLPPASAWHIAAGEVTRKTCYFSPKTWEGQESLQKEEFYRRFEEKFRDVLPKYLQNGKVALSLTGGLDTRMIMAWLRPAHGELPCYTFGGMYNDCYDVKISRELAALRHQSHRVLPLGRDFFGDFPRLAERTVYLTDGNLDVTGAPELYVNRLAREVAPVRLTGNYGSEILRGARHLKAQPPRPGLFTEELEGEIDLAGETLRMHYQDHPVSFAAFKQAPWLHHNRLSLEQSQITLRSPYLDNDLVQLMYRAPQEVMQSSDLSLHLIRQGDPELSRIMTDRGLGGEQGYLVSKIAYLYREFLFKTDYAFDYGMPQWYAALDHHLLAPLHLERVFLGRHKFYHFRVWYRDELSAYVKEVLLDRKSLQRPYLKKETAERLVLDHTSGRRNYTCDITSLLTMELLQRLMFD, from the coding sequence ATGCCTGGCATCGTAGGAATAGTTGGAAAGGGGGGGAGCGCAGAGAGGGGAGCCCAGCTCGAGCGGATGCTGAGCTCGATGCTCCACGAGCCGTTCTATACCTCCGCGAGCTACCTCGACGACAAAATCGGCATCTACCTTGGGTGGGTGAACAGGGCCGGTGCCTTTTCCGACACGCCGATCGTGTGGAATGAAACGGCGCAGTCCGGGCTCGTCTTCTACGGCGAGAACTTCCCCGAGGAGGGGGTGCCGGGAAGGCTGCGCGGTGAGGGGCACCGCTTTCAGGCGCACGATCGCGCCGAGTACCTGATACACCTCGCCGAGGAGTGCGGGGACGACTTCCTCACCGCTCTGAACGGCTGGTTCAACGGCGTCCTCATAGACAAGGGGCGCGGCGAGGCGATCCTCTTCAACGACCGCTACGCCATGCAGCGGATCTACTACTACGAATCTCCTGACGCGCTCTATTTCGCCTCGGAGGCGAAAGCGCTCCTGAAGGTCCATCCGAGACTTCGGGCATTCGATCTGCGCAGCCTCGGAGAGTACTTCAGCTTCGGCTGCGTCCTCGAGAACCGCTCCCTCTTCTCCAATGTCCATCTCCTCCCCCCCGCGTCGGCATGGCACATCGCCGCCGGCGAGGTGACCCGCAAGACGTGCTACTTTTCCCCGAAGACGTGGGAGGGGCAGGAGTCGCTGCAAAAGGAAGAGTTTTACCGCCGCTTCGAGGAGAAGTTCCGGGATGTGCTGCCGAAGTACCTCCAGAACGGCAAGGTCGCCCTCTCCCTGACCGGAGGGCTCGACACCAGGATGATCATGGCGTGGCTCAGGCCCGCACACGGGGAGCTGCCGTGCTACACCTTCGGCGGCATGTACAACGACTGCTACGACGTGAAGATATCGCGCGAGCTCGCAGCGCTGCGCCACCAGAGTCACCGGGTCTTGCCGCTCGGGCGCGACTTCTTCGGCGACTTCCCGCGTCTTGCGGAGAGGACCGTCTACCTTACCGACGGCAACCTCGATGTCACCGGTGCTCCGGAGCTCTATGTGAACCGGCTGGCGAGGGAGGTGGCGCCGGTGCGCCTGACCGGCAACTACGGGAGCGAGATCCTCCGCGGGGCGCGTCACTTGAAGGCGCAGCCACCCCGCCCGGGGCTCTTCACGGAGGAACTGGAAGGGGAGATCGATCTTGCGGGGGAGACGCTGCGGATGCATTACCAGGACCACCCCGTCTCCTTCGCCGCCTTCAAGCAGGCCCCTTGGCTGCACCACAACCGTCTCTCCCTGGAGCAGTCCCAGATCACCCTGCGCTCCCCCTACCTCGACAACGACCTGGTGCAGCTCATGTACCGCGCCCCGCAGGAGGTCATGCAAAGCAGCGACCTCTCCCTTCACCTGATCCGCCAAGGGGACCCGGAGCTGTCGAGGATAATGACCGACCGAGGCCTTGGCGGGGAGCAGGGGTATCTGGTCTCGAAGATCGCCTATCTCTACCGGGAGTTCCTCTTCAAGACGGACTACGCCTTCGATTACGGCATGCCGCAGTGGTACGCCGCCCTTGACCACCACCTGCTGGCACCGCTCCATCTCGAGCGCGTCTTCCTGGGGCGGCACAAGTTCTATCACTTCCGGGTCTGGTACAGGGACGAGCTCTCCGCCTACGTGAAGGAGGTGCTGCTGGACCGCAAGAGCTTGCAGCGCCCGTATCTGAAGAAGGAGACGGCGGAGAGGCTGGTTCTGGACCACACGAGCGGCCGCAGGAACTACACCTGCGACATCACGAGTCTCCTGACGATGGAACTCCTGCAGCGGCTCATGTTCGACTGA
- a CDS encoding glycosyltransferase: MTISQGERGECAAAAKAPFPSFVLITPARNEGQFMETIIGCMVRQTVRPLKWVIVSDGSTDATDEIAQRYAALHDWIEFLRMPERAERHFAGKVLAFNAGLERVKDLPYEVIGNLDADISFEDDYFSFILPKFTENPSLGMAGTPFTEGDAHYDYRFTSIEHVSGQCQLFRRECFESIGGYRPRKVGGIDLVAVLTAQMQGWQTRTFPGKSFVHHRKMGTGMHGSLSTHLKWGEVDYVLGMHPLWEFCRCLYQMTKKPYVVAGTLRLSGYCWAFLSGKEKDLSPELERFRRKSQMARLRKFCCDLVSYPFAAGERRRG, encoded by the coding sequence ATGACCATTTCGCAGGGAGAAAGGGGGGAGTGTGCGGCGGCCGCGAAAGCGCCCTTCCCCTCCTTTGTGTTGATAACCCCGGCCCGCAACGAGGGGCAGTTCATGGAGACGATAATCGGGTGCATGGTGCGCCAGACGGTCCGTCCCCTGAAGTGGGTCATCGTGAGCGACGGTTCCACCGACGCCACCGACGAGATAGCGCAAAGGTACGCCGCGCTGCACGACTGGATCGAGTTCCTGCGCATGCCCGAGCGCGCCGAGCGCCACTTCGCCGGAAAGGTCCTCGCCTTCAACGCGGGGCTTGAGCGGGTGAAGGATCTGCCGTACGAAGTCATCGGGAACCTCGACGCGGACATATCGTTCGAAGACGACTACTTTTCCTTCATCCTCCCCAAATTCACGGAAAACCCCTCCCTCGGCATGGCCGGCACACCCTTCACCGAGGGGGATGCCCACTACGACTACCGCTTCACCTCAATAGAGCATGTCTCGGGACAGTGCCAGCTCTTCCGGCGGGAATGCTTCGAATCGATCGGTGGCTACCGGCCGCGCAAGGTGGGGGGGATCGATCTGGTCGCGGTTCTCACCGCTCAGATGCAGGGGTGGCAGACGAGGACCTTCCCCGGGAAGAGCTTTGTGCACCACAGGAAGATGGGGACGGGGATGCACGGGAGCCTCTCCACCCACCTGAAGTGGGGGGAGGTCGACTACGTGCTCGGGATGCACCCGTTGTGGGAGTTTTGCCGCTGCCTGTACCAGATGACGAAGAAGCCGTACGTGGTCGCCGGCACCCTTCGTCTCTCCGGGTACTGCTGGGCATTTCTGAGCGGAAAGGAGAAGGATCTCTCCCCCGAACTGGAGCGCTTCCGCAGGAAGAGCCAGATGGCGCGGCTCAGGAAATTCTGTTGCGACCTCGTCTCCTACCCCTTTGCAGCGGGGGAGAGAAGACGCGGCTAA
- a CDS encoding DUF354 domain-containing protein — protein sequence MQNTKTKVWIDLDNAPHVPFFAPIIRELKARGHGIWVTARGRYQVSELATMHGIEHTLIGKKHYGKNKVVKALGIVYRAVRLAVRLRREKPDIALSHGSRSQILAAKLSGIPVVVIIDYEHARKIPFIKYDVLIIPEVIPDSAISASCFTSLCKYQGIKEDVYIPGFQPSGQILQELGIDMKKVVVTVRPPATDAHYHNVESEKLFAHVVEWISGHPGAVMVVLPRNKKQEKAVQERWPELIDGGKLVIPKSALLGLNLIWHSDLVISGGGTMNREAAALGVPVYSIFRGETGSVDRYLAQERRMILIQNTDDVERLITLAKRERREHSQLQPNGTLHTIVDHLEKALLQQ from the coding sequence ATGCAAAATACGAAGACGAAAGTATGGATCGATCTTGACAACGCGCCCCACGTCCCCTTTTTCGCCCCGATCATCCGGGAGCTGAAGGCCCGGGGGCACGGGATATGGGTGACCGCCCGCGGCCGCTACCAGGTGAGCGAACTCGCCACCATGCACGGCATCGAGCACACCCTCATCGGGAAGAAGCACTATGGCAAGAACAAGGTCGTGAAGGCGCTCGGCATCGTTTATCGTGCCGTTCGCCTCGCGGTGAGGCTGAGGCGGGAAAAGCCCGACATCGCCCTGTCGCACGGATCGCGCTCGCAGATTCTCGCGGCGAAGCTCTCCGGGATCCCGGTGGTGGTGATCATCGACTACGAGCACGCGCGGAAGATCCCATTCATAAAGTACGATGTCCTTATCATACCGGAGGTCATACCCGATTCCGCGATCTCCGCCTCCTGCTTCACCAGCCTGTGCAAATACCAGGGGATAAAGGAGGACGTGTACATACCAGGCTTTCAGCCGTCGGGGCAGATACTGCAGGAATTGGGGATAGACATGAAGAAGGTCGTCGTCACCGTGCGCCCCCCTGCCACCGATGCCCACTACCACAACGTCGAGAGCGAGAAGCTCTTCGCCCATGTCGTGGAGTGGATCTCGGGGCACCCGGGAGCGGTCATGGTGGTGCTGCCGCGCAACAAAAAGCAGGAGAAGGCGGTGCAGGAGCGGTGGCCGGAGCTCATCGACGGCGGGAAGCTCGTTATCCCGAAGAGCGCGCTCCTTGGGCTCAACCTGATCTGGCACTCCGACCTCGTTATCAGCGGCGGCGGGACGATGAACAGGGAGGCTGCCGCCCTCGGCGTGCCGGTGTACAGCATCTTCAGAGGGGAGACCGGCTCCGTCGACCGCTACCTTGCGCAGGAGAGGAGGATGATCCTCATTCAGAACACCGATGACGTGGAGCGCCTGATAACCCTCGCGAAGCGCGAACGACGGGAGCACTCCCAGTTGCAGCCAAATGGCACGCTCCACACGATTGTGGACCACCTGGAAAAGGCATTGCTGCAACAGTGA
- a CDS encoding lipid II:glycine glycyltransferase FemX, whose protein sequence is MNSAGAQRYSVETALLDRQEWDAIVSAFADANIYQTWSYESVLTGTKGMQHLLLRKEGEIVAAAQARLTKIPFTGTGIAYVRWGPLWRRRGKDTDPALFAAGVRALRREFVEKRGMILRILPLLFDDDAQLFQPALEREEFSHHSVEVPQRTLLIDLRRSPDALRKGLEQKWRNCLNRAEKNGLLLAEGTGDDLFSDFLEIYRETKERKKFLETTNVQQFRTVQATLPEEFKMRLFIAYNGEKPAAGLIVSGIGDTGVFLFGGTSDAGLTSKGSYLLQWKALNWLRENGSSWYNLAGINPLTNPGTYHFKIGLCGKNGKEVSSLGTYDACDGVVTAKVFRWANLARVLHRKGMVLVSQIRARYA, encoded by the coding sequence ATGAATTCTGCGGGTGCACAACGGTACAGCGTCGAGACGGCCCTTCTGGACCGGCAAGAGTGGGACGCGATCGTTTCCGCTTTTGCCGACGCCAACATCTACCAGACCTGGTCGTACGAGTCCGTCCTCACCGGAACGAAGGGGATGCAGCACCTCCTCCTCAGGAAAGAGGGGGAGATCGTCGCCGCCGCCCAGGCGCGGCTGACGAAGATCCCCTTCACCGGCACCGGCATTGCCTACGTGCGCTGGGGGCCCCTCTGGCGCAGGCGCGGCAAGGATACGGACCCTGCCCTCTTTGCCGCGGGGGTGCGTGCACTGCGGCGCGAGTTCGTGGAGAAGCGCGGCATGATCCTGCGCATCCTTCCCCTCCTCTTCGACGACGATGCGCAGCTCTTCCAGCCCGCCCTGGAGAGGGAGGAGTTCAGCCACCATTCCGTGGAGGTCCCGCAGCGCACCCTTCTCATCGATCTCCGCCGCTCTCCGGACGCATTGCGCAAAGGGCTGGAGCAGAAGTGGCGCAACTGCCTGAACCGGGCTGAGAAAAATGGACTTCTCCTTGCCGAGGGGACCGGAGACGACCTCTTCTCCGACTTTCTGGAGATCTATCGCGAGACAAAGGAGCGAAAGAAGTTCCTGGAAACGACGAACGTGCAGCAGTTCCGCACCGTGCAGGCTACCCTCCCGGAAGAGTTCAAGATGCGTCTTTTCATCGCCTACAACGGGGAGAAGCCGGCGGCAGGGCTCATCGTGAGCGGGATCGGGGACACGGGGGTCTTTCTCTTCGGGGGGACGAGCGATGCCGGGCTCACCAGCAAGGGGTCATATCTTTTGCAGTGGAAGGCGCTGAACTGGCTCAGGGAAAATGGCTCTTCCTGGTATAACCTCGCCGGTATAAACCCCCTCACCAATCCCGGCACCTACCACTTCAAGATCGGGCTGTGCGGCAAGAACGGGAAGGAGGTCTCCTCGCTCGGGACGTATGACGCCTGTGACGGCGTGGTCACAGCGAAGGTCTTCCGGTGGGCGAACCTTGCGCGCGTCCTGCACCGGAAGGGGATGGTGCTCGTAAGCCAGATCAGGGCGCGCTACGCCTGA
- a CDS encoding O-antigen translocase: MSYKRILETTLIMGGSSVVNTILGILRTKVLALMLGPSGIGLAGIYTTVTSLLSTVCGMGIGESGVRQIAGAVGSNDDEAVARTIITIRRSALISGVVGCVVLFIFCGTVSRFTFGTRGHTFDLALLSLTILFGAVSSGQTALIQGVRRIGDLAKLSMIGALLGTVFSIPIIYAFGQRGVAYFLLAVSATSILTSWWYARKVSTKKVTMTWRESMTEAKPLLKLGSALMCGTLMIACTQYFLRVFIVRNLGLDAAGIYQASTTLSLIYVGVILNAMLTDFYPRLSEASHDNAECASLINKQIEVGLLLAVPGILAIMTCAPFVIAVFYSSKFLLAVDILRWQILGVMLQVVAWPIGFILRAKGNGKLFFETELFANATHLGFAWIGVTTFGLPGAGAAFFVMNLCYFGLIFLIARSNYAFSFTGESVRLLCIFSVALGVVFATPFFLPKIVNLVFNIAVTILVGLYALKILISRAGEEMAPGFLLKIKSALTF; the protein is encoded by the coding sequence ATGTCCTACAAGCGGATCCTGGAAACGACCCTCATCATGGGGGGCTCCTCGGTGGTGAACACCATCCTCGGTATCCTGCGCACGAAGGTCCTCGCCCTCATGCTCGGCCCCTCCGGCATAGGGCTTGCCGGCATCTACACGACGGTCACCTCGCTTTTGAGCACCGTGTGCGGCATGGGGATCGGGGAAAGCGGCGTCCGGCAGATAGCGGGAGCTGTCGGGAGCAACGACGACGAGGCGGTGGCCCGCACCATCATCACCATCCGCCGCAGCGCCCTCATCTCCGGGGTCGTCGGGTGCGTCGTCCTCTTCATCTTTTGCGGCACGGTAAGCCGCTTCACCTTCGGCACCAGGGGGCACACCTTCGATCTCGCCCTGCTCTCCCTCACCATCCTCTTCGGGGCGGTCTCCTCCGGCCAGACCGCGCTGATCCAGGGGGTGCGGCGCATCGGGGACCTGGCGAAGCTCAGCATGATCGGCGCCCTTCTCGGCACCGTCTTCAGTATCCCCATCATCTACGCCTTCGGGCAGCGAGGCGTCGCCTACTTTCTCCTCGCCGTCTCCGCCACCAGCATCCTCACCTCCTGGTGGTACGCGAGAAAAGTGAGCACGAAGAAGGTGACGATGACGTGGCGCGAGTCGATGACGGAGGCGAAGCCGCTGCTGAAGCTCGGCTCCGCCCTCATGTGCGGCACCCTCATGATCGCCTGCACCCAGTACTTCCTCCGCGTCTTTATCGTGAGGAATCTGGGGCTCGATGCCGCCGGGATCTACCAGGCTTCCACCACCCTCTCACTCATATACGTCGGAGTGATCCTGAACGCGATGCTCACCGACTTTTACCCGCGGCTCTCCGAGGCGTCGCACGACAACGCCGAGTGCGCCTCACTCATCAACAAGCAGATCGAGGTCGGGCTTTTGCTGGCGGTACCGGGAATCCTGGCCATCATGACCTGCGCCCCCTTCGTCATCGCAGTATTCTACTCCTCCAAGTTTCTCCTCGCGGTCGATATCCTGCGCTGGCAGATACTGGGGGTCATGCTCCAGGTCGTCGCCTGGCCGATCGGATTCATCCTCCGCGCCAAGGGAAACGGAAAGCTCTTTTTCGAGACGGAACTCTTTGCCAACGCCACCCACCTCGGCTTCGCCTGGATCGGTGTCACCACCTTCGGTCTTCCCGGGGCGGGCGCCGCCTTCTTCGTCATGAACCTCTGCTACTTCGGCCTCATCTTTCTGATCGCGCGCAGCAATTACGCCTTCAGCTTTACCGGGGAGAGCGTGCGCCTTCTATGCATCTTCTCCGTCGCCCTCGGGGTGGTCTTCGCCACACCGTTTTTCCTTCCGAAGATCGTGAACCTGGTCTTCAACATCGCGGTGACGATCCTTGTCGGTCTCTACGCGCTCAAGATCCTCATCAGCAGGGCCGGCGAGGAGATGGCCCCCGGCTTTCTCCTGAAGATCAAGTCAGCGCTCACTTTCTAG
- a CDS encoding glycosyltransferase family 2 protein: MTAVKEEITICICTYKRAALLGDLLKKLWALKTDALFSYRVVVVDNDSEESARPVVESLQRQSPVPISYHVQPEQNIALTRNTAVENATGEYLAFIDDDEFPEEGWLLALYLALKKYDCAGVLGPVRPWFGAECPRWLVRANLVERKSHESGTVMDAHECRTGNVLMERRIFDDPDNRFERQYGRTGGEDVWFFVRVMAKGYRFVWCEEGPVHEIVTPERCKALYYIRRSVRMGGVSGEEVRTKGAPGRSFSLVFAAACAYLAFLPVAFLMGKHRFVRCLTKGAYHCSWLLGYLGHVPIRVRDD, translated from the coding sequence ATGACAGCGGTGAAAGAAGAGATCACCATATGCATCTGCACCTACAAGCGGGCGGCGCTTCTGGGCGACCTGCTGAAAAAGCTGTGGGCCCTGAAGACGGACGCCCTTTTCAGCTACCGGGTCGTGGTGGTGGACAACGACAGCGAGGAGTCGGCAAGACCGGTAGTGGAGTCGTTGCAGCGGCAGAGCCCGGTACCGATCTCCTACCACGTGCAGCCGGAGCAGAATATCGCCCTCACCAGGAACACCGCGGTGGAGAACGCCACCGGAGAGTACCTGGCCTTCATCGACGACGACGAGTTCCCGGAAGAGGGGTGGCTCCTCGCCCTGTACCTCGCGCTGAAGAAATACGACTGCGCCGGGGTGCTGGGGCCGGTCCGCCCCTGGTTCGGCGCGGAGTGCCCCCGATGGCTCGTGCGGGCGAACCTCGTGGAGAGGAAGTCCCACGAGAGCGGGACGGTCATGGACGCGCACGAGTGCAGGACCGGCAACGTCCTCATGGAAAGGAGGATCTTCGACGACCCGGATAACCGATTCGAGCGGCAGTACGGCAGGACCGGCGGCGAGGATGTGTGGTTTTTCGTGAGGGTGATGGCGAAGGGGTATCGCTTCGTCTGGTGCGAAGAGGGTCCGGTGCACGAGATCGTGACTCCGGAGCGGTGCAAGGCTCTCTACTACATCCGCCGCTCCGTGCGCATGGGTGGGGTGAGCGGTGAAGAGGTGCGCACGAAGGGGGCACCGGGACGGAGCTTTTCCCTCGTCTTCGCAGCCGCCTGCGCCTATCTCGCCTTTCTCCCGGTAGCTTTCCTCATGGGGAAGCACCGCTTCGTGCGCTGCCTTACCAAGGGCGCCTACCACTGCTCGTGGCTTCTGGGGTATCTCGGGCACGTGCCGATCAGGGTGAGGGACGATTGA